In a genomic window of Mycolicibacillus parakoreensis:
- a CDS encoding carboxymuconolactone decarboxylase family protein translates to MTTVSSSRGERGRSAFSEVMTFAAPEHASPAAERMVDFVFSEIWRRPGLSRRDRWFVTLPCVAAADAEAPLRDHVYAALNSGDVSIVEMREAVLHFAVYGGWPKASRFNMVVDELWERIHQERGRDTPPPEPLLPLVTPSDPEQRLTTGEQSFRDVNCVPFVPTRDNPYSGAGILNFVFGEMWLRPGLGMKERRLVTVACVAIQDAPYPILSHVYAALKSRDVSFEEMDEVVLHFAAYYGWPKAANLDEVVAEQKQRAVDEWRAEDTATS, encoded by the coding sequence ATGACCACAGTGAGTTCCAGCCGAGGTGAGCGGGGGCGCAGCGCCTTCTCCGAGGTGATGACCTTTGCCGCACCCGAGCACGCCAGTCCCGCCGCCGAACGGATGGTCGACTTCGTTTTCTCCGAAATCTGGCGGCGTCCCGGGTTGAGCCGCCGCGACCGCTGGTTCGTGACGTTGCCGTGTGTGGCGGCCGCCGACGCCGAGGCGCCGTTGCGGGATCACGTCTATGCCGCGCTCAACAGCGGTGACGTGTCGATCGTCGAAATGCGTGAGGCCGTATTGCATTTCGCGGTGTATGGCGGATGGCCGAAGGCGTCGCGGTTCAACATGGTCGTCGACGAGCTCTGGGAACGCATCCACCAGGAGCGCGGACGGGACACCCCACCGCCGGAACCGCTGCTGCCGCTTGTCACCCCGAGTGATCCGGAGCAGCGCCTGACGACCGGCGAGCAGTCGTTCAGGGACGTCAACTGTGTCCCGTTCGTCCCGACCCGCGACAATCCGTACTCGGGCGCGGGGATCCTCAACTTCGTCTTCGGCGAGATGTGGCTGCGGCCCGGGCTGGGGATGAAGGAGCGACGCCTCGTCACGGTGGCGTGTGTGGCCATCCAAGACGCCCCCTACCCGATCCTCAGCCACGTCTATGCCGCGCTGAAGAGCCGCGACGTGTCCTTCGAGGAGATGGACGAGGTGGTGTTGCATTTCGCGGCCTACTATGGCTGGCCCAAGGCGGCGAACCTGGACGAGGTGGTTGCCGAGCAGAAGCAACGGGCCGTCGACGAGTGGCGCGCCGAGGACACCGCTACGTCATGA
- a CDS encoding alpha/beta fold hydrolase: protein MVLDVEGSGVQPPVATGVRRLFWLLERIAPGIGSRWATELWCTPPVIESSLRMPPGVAPGRPLEAHWNGHRIVGEAWGEGPPVYLVHGWGGRRPHLGMFIKPLVESGHRVIAFDLPSHNESDPGALAPGRTTAIECAEAVAAMIRTHGPARAVVAHSLGANATAFAAAWGTPVGRLVFLAPMGEFPVYLDLFAARHGFGRRIRAGLHRRLERRIGMALEDTDMVRVAQRTGYPPLLLIHDPDDPDTPYVTSEKVVASWPGAHLMTTPGLGRLAHFRLLRHRPAIRAGVEFIGPAPVTQDD from the coding sequence ATCGTTCTCGATGTGGAAGGCTCCGGTGTCCAACCGCCAGTTGCCACCGGGGTGCGTCGACTGTTCTGGCTACTAGAGCGGATCGCACCCGGAATCGGATCGCGGTGGGCGACCGAACTGTGGTGCACCCCGCCGGTCATCGAGTCCAGCCTGCGTATGCCGCCCGGCGTTGCGCCCGGGCGGCCGCTGGAAGCGCACTGGAACGGGCATCGGATCGTGGGCGAGGCCTGGGGCGAGGGGCCGCCGGTCTACCTTGTGCACGGCTGGGGCGGCCGTCGTCCGCATCTGGGCATGTTCATCAAACCTCTTGTCGAATCCGGGCATCGTGTTATCGCGTTCGATCTGCCCAGCCACAACGAATCCGATCCGGGCGCACTCGCCCCGGGTCGCACCACCGCCATCGAGTGCGCCGAAGCCGTCGCCGCCATGATTCGGACACATGGTCCGGCCCGCGCGGTTGTCGCCCACTCGCTCGGCGCAAACGCGACGGCATTCGCGGCGGCGTGGGGCACGCCGGTCGGACGTTTGGTGTTCCTCGCGCCGATGGGAGAGTTCCCGGTGTACCTGGACCTCTTCGCCGCGCGACACGGCTTCGGTCGACGGATACGCGCTGGCCTGCATCGACGGCTTGAACGCCGCATCGGCATGGCGCTTGAGGACACCGACATGGTCCGGGTTGCCCAGCGCACCGGCTACCCGCCCCTGCTGCTCATCCACGACCCCGACGATCCCGACACCCCCTATGTGACGAGCGAAAAGGTCGTCGCGTCATGGCCAGGCGCACACTTGATGACGACGCCGGGGCTCGGCCGGCTGGCACATTTCCGACTCTTGAGGCATCGCCCCGCGATTCGCGCGGGCGTCGAATTCATCGGGCCCGCGCCAGTCACACAAGACGATTAG
- a CDS encoding GNAT family N-acetyltransferase — translation MATIEEIPLGQTSCASAALLALRPRWQTAAALADFVDTRLRPVGYRLAGVLEDGQALSVIGFRDVHATAWGHYLYVDDLSTLPEARGRGHGSALLDWVFDEAGRLGCEAVHLDSGVGADRAAAHRLYLRHHMRISAHHFAAEL, via the coding sequence GTGGCCACCATCGAGGAGATCCCGCTCGGGCAGACGTCGTGCGCGAGCGCGGCGTTGCTGGCGCTGCGCCCGCGTTGGCAGACCGCCGCGGCGCTGGCCGACTTCGTCGACACCCGGCTGCGCCCGGTCGGCTACCGACTGGCCGGCGTGCTTGAGGACGGCCAGGCGCTGTCGGTGATCGGATTCCGGGACGTCCACGCGACGGCGTGGGGGCACTACCTGTACGTCGACGATCTCTCGACGCTGCCCGAAGCACGCGGTCGCGGCCACGGCAGCGCGCTGCTGGACTGGGTGTTCGACGAAGCGGGCCGGCTCGGATGCGAAGCGGTGCACCTGGATTCCGGTGTCGGCGCGGATCGCGCCGCCGCCCACCGCCTGTACCTGCGCCACCACATGAGGATCAGCGCGCACCACTTCGCCGCCGAGTTGTAG
- a CDS encoding IS256 family transposase translates to MLTVVHDAEDANGHEASGRSLLDEIVRDGARQMLAAALQAEVAAYVAQYADQLDDNGHRLVVRNGYHQPREVLTAAGAVQVKAPRVNDKRVDPDTGERKRFSSAILPAWARKSPQMSEVLPLLYLHGLSTSDFGPALEQFLGSGAGLSATTITRLTSQWQDEARAFAARDLSGTDYVYLWVDGIHLKVRLDQEKLCLLVMLGVRADGRKELVAITDGYRESTESWADLLRDCKRRGMTAPVLAVGDGALGFWNAVREVFPATKEQRCWFHKQANVLAALPKSAHPSALAAIKEIYNAEDIDKAQLAVKAFEVDFGAKYPKAVAKITDDLDTLLEFYHYPAEHWIHLRTTNPIESTFATVRLRTKVTKGPGSRAAGLAMAYKLIDAAAARWRAVNAPHLVALVRAGAVFHKGKLLERPTEITPTQPPTDGAEQPGTEVA, encoded by the coding sequence ATGCTCACCGTAGTTCACGACGCCGAGGACGCCAACGGCCACGAGGCCTCTGGGCGCTCGTTGTTGGACGAGATCGTCCGCGACGGTGCCCGGCAAATGCTGGCCGCGGCGTTGCAGGCCGAGGTCGCCGCGTATGTGGCCCAGTACGCCGATCAGCTCGACGACAACGGGCACCGGCTGGTGGTGCGCAACGGCTACCACCAGCCACGTGAGGTGTTGACCGCAGCCGGTGCGGTGCAGGTGAAAGCTCCACGAGTCAACGACAAACGCGTCGACCCCGACACTGGTGAGCGGAAACGGTTTTCCTCGGCGATCCTGCCGGCGTGGGCGCGCAAGTCACCGCAGATGAGCGAGGTGCTGCCGCTTTTGTATCTGCACGGGCTGTCGACCAGTGATTTCGGGCCGGCCCTGGAGCAGTTTCTGGGCTCGGGTGCCGGGTTGTCGGCCACCACGATCACCCGGCTGACCAGTCAGTGGCAAGATGAGGCCCGCGCGTTCGCCGCCCGGGACCTGTCGGGCACCGATTACGTCTACCTGTGGGTGGACGGCATCCACCTCAAGGTCCGCCTGGACCAGGAAAAGCTGTGCTTGCTGGTGATGCTGGGTGTGCGCGCTGACGGCCGCAAAGAACTGGTGGCGATCACCGACGGCTACCGCGAATCGACCGAGTCGTGGGCTGATCTGCTGCGCGACTGCAAGCGACGCGGCATGACCGCCCCGGTGCTCGCGGTCGGCGATGGCGCACTCGGGTTCTGGAACGCGGTGCGTGAGGTGTTCCCGGCCACCAAAGAGCAGCGGTGCTGGTTTCATAAGCAGGCTAATGTTCTTGCCGCGCTGCCGAAATCAGCGCACCCGTCGGCGTTGGCGGCGATCAAGGAGATCTACAACGCCGAGGATATCGACAAGGCCCAGCTCGCGGTCAAAGCCTTCGAGGTCGACTTCGGGGCCAAGTATCCTAAAGCGGTCGCCAAGATCACCGACGATCTGGACACCCTGCTGGAGTTCTACCACTACCCGGCCGAACATTGGATTCACCTACGCACCACGAATCCGATCGAAAGCACCTTCGCCACAGTGCGTTTGCGCACCAAGGTCACCAAAGGCCCGGGATCACGCGCGGCCGGACTGGCTATGGCCTACAAGCTCATCGACGCCGCCGCGGCCCGCTGGCGCGCCGTCAACGCCCCACACCTGGTCGCTTTGGTCCGCGCCGGCGCGGTCTTCCACAAGGGAAAGCTGCTCGAACGCCCCACCGAGATCACCCCAACACAGCCGCCCACCGACGGCGCCGAACAACCCGGAACGGAGGTCGCCTGA
- a CDS encoding aromatic ring-hydroxylating oxygenase subunit alpha: MTEVASGSTDTHPDAATPTALGPALTQRGLRLVLDKTTDMAARTLRVPLNYYGDDKLTELEYSTLLRRTPLAVLASAQIPNPNDYVVRSMLDDSLLITRDRSGKAHVLLNYCRHRGAMPACGSGNARRFTCPYHAWVYDNTGKLRGLPGKAGFDDIDRADYGLVELPSEERHGFIWAVLTADAALDLDAHLGSFGDELAQWNYETYQYHDERFLESTVSWKGALEAFAEGYHFPFVHGDSVIGQNTVANTHVYDEFGDHHRIGFPFNWITELKGKDPSDDWDPIQYMGVIYWIFPNLILANSPVGVEVLEIFPGKSATDCRLRHSWMARFAATTPEQSELYDGIFAQVHAAVRDEDFAMLPQCGEGVRRAQHDHMLIGRNEIGVQHMVEVLAGRLGVALG; encoded by the coding sequence ATGACCGAGGTTGCCTCCGGGTCCACCGACACCCACCCCGACGCGGCAACGCCCACGGCGCTGGGCCCGGCCCTCACCCAGCGCGGTCTGCGCCTGGTGCTGGACAAGACCACGGACATGGCCGCGAGAACGCTGCGCGTTCCCCTGAACTACTACGGCGACGACAAGCTCACCGAGCTCGAATACTCGACCCTCCTGCGGCGAACCCCACTCGCGGTGCTGGCGTCGGCCCAGATCCCGAACCCCAACGACTACGTGGTGCGGTCGATGCTCGACGACTCGCTGCTGATCACCAGGGACCGATCCGGAAAAGCACACGTGTTGCTCAACTACTGTCGCCACCGCGGAGCGATGCCCGCGTGCGGTTCCGGTAACGCGCGTCGGTTCACCTGCCCGTATCACGCGTGGGTCTACGACAACACCGGTAAGCTCCGCGGGCTGCCCGGTAAAGCGGGATTCGACGACATAGATCGCGCCGACTACGGACTGGTGGAACTTCCCAGCGAAGAACGGCATGGGTTCATCTGGGCGGTACTGACCGCCGACGCCGCGCTGGATCTCGACGCGCACCTGGGATCGTTCGGCGACGAACTGGCGCAATGGAACTACGAGACCTACCAGTATCACGACGAGCGGTTCTTGGAATCCACCGTGAGTTGGAAGGGCGCCCTGGAAGCGTTCGCCGAGGGCTACCACTTCCCGTTCGTCCACGGCGACAGCGTCATCGGCCAGAACACGGTGGCCAACACCCATGTCTACGACGAGTTCGGTGACCACCACCGCATCGGCTTCCCCTTCAACTGGATCACCGAGCTGAAAGGCAAGGACCCGAGCGACGATTGGGACCCCATCCAGTACATGGGCGTCATCTACTGGATCTTCCCCAACCTGATCCTGGCCAACAGCCCGGTGGGTGTCGAGGTCCTGGAGATCTTTCCCGGCAAATCGGCAACCGACTGCCGGCTGCGACACAGTTGGATGGCCCGCTTCGCGGCGACGACTCCGGAACAGTCCGAACTGTACGACGGGATCTTCGCCCAGGTTCACGCCGCGGTGCGCGACGAGGATTTCGCCATGCTGCCCCAGTGCGGTGAGGGGGTTCGCCGCGCCCAGCACGACCATATGCTCATCGGGCGCAACGAGATCGGCGTCCAGCACATGGTCGAGGTGCTGGCCGGCCGCCTCGGCGTCGCACTGGGATGA
- a CDS encoding pyridoxamine 5'-phosphate oxidase family protein has translation MASIDEPITILPVGECWDLLATVSLGRLVTSVDDQLDIFPVNFAVQNRTVLFRTAEGTKLVSATINSRVLFEADNYNPAEGWSVVVRGMAQVLRSADEIQQAQDAPLLPWTPWLKQNYVRILPTTVTGRRFRFGPEAHEPMPAPS, from the coding sequence ATGGCATCGATCGATGAGCCGATCACCATCCTGCCGGTGGGCGAGTGCTGGGATCTGCTGGCAACGGTGTCGTTGGGGCGGCTGGTCACCAGCGTCGACGATCAGCTGGACATTTTTCCCGTCAACTTCGCCGTGCAGAACCGCACCGTGCTGTTCCGCACCGCGGAGGGGACCAAGTTGGTCAGCGCCACGATCAACAGCCGCGTTCTCTTCGAGGCCGACAACTACAACCCGGCGGAGGGGTGGAGTGTTGTCGTCCGGGGCATGGCGCAGGTGCTGCGCAGCGCCGATGAGATCCAACAGGCACAGGACGCACCGTTGTTGCCGTGGACGCCGTGGCTGAAACAGAACTATGTCCGCATTCTCCCCACCACCGTCACCGGACGCCGCTTCCGGTTCGGCCCGGAGGCCCACGAACCCATGCCGGCGCCGTCATAG
- a CDS encoding SRPBCC domain-containing protein gives MTEEMMKATVITSASAEAVFDVLADPSTHQMIDGTGWVQGSLDGELLTDVGQIFRMAMYHDNHPDKDYEMANRVEVLDRPHAIAWQPGQGPHERGNLIGHTEIEFGGWIWRYDLEPAEQDQTAVTLTYDWSKVPPHQRDIEFPPFDRCHLETSLQHLCVLAEARG, from the coding sequence ATGACTGAAGAAATGATGAAGGCCACCGTGATCACCAGTGCGTCCGCCGAGGCCGTCTTCGACGTGTTGGCTGACCCGTCAACGCACCAGATGATCGACGGGACCGGATGGGTGCAAGGATCCCTCGACGGCGAACTGCTGACTGACGTGGGTCAGATCTTCCGGATGGCGATGTACCACGACAACCACCCCGACAAGGACTACGAGATGGCGAACAGGGTCGAGGTACTCGACCGGCCTCATGCAATCGCGTGGCAGCCCGGCCAGGGCCCCCATGAGCGTGGCAACCTGATCGGGCACACCGAGATCGAATTCGGCGGGTGGATCTGGCGGTACGACCTCGAGCCCGCGGAGCAGGACCAGACGGCGGTGACCTTGACCTACGATTGGTCGAAAGTGCCGCCGCATCAGCGTGACATCGAGTTCCCGCCGTTCGACAGATGCCACTTGGAGACCTCGCTGCAGCACCTTTGCGTGCTCGCTGAGGCTCGCGGCTAG
- the gjpA gene encoding outer membrane porin GjpA — translation MELTAVSDIDLIGPWADMLDTASINLTDVSQFFFEAPAAALQQTLVNQVGYLGDVLNGNIGDVFTDVGGNLQNAFQVATFLGDGVLDPENYTELVGQAAQQSLGPIQLLALLVMNGWDLGLPMDFPEVPAEILPLLNFAASPLSGVMIGAAGPVLSPFVQIANSVSDIVGDLTGVGGPMAALQGLIEMPAEVVGSFFNGTTLHLDPLLPLIAGVLPEGMEFNSLGVELGGLFTAGFTDNGNGVGGSILNALNLDLSASPLPIEGHAVGPIAALSSFSQILASALGWDGVGNPLTDLTFPTLGTELFSGLGGGDFGLSGLTDGFQELAAGLFDGFELGAFTDVFGNLGDLPGLFLEIPQLIIDALLNSF, via the coding sequence ATCGAGCTGACCGCGGTCTCCGATATCGACCTGATCGGCCCATGGGCCGACATGCTCGACACCGCCTCAATCAACCTGACCGACGTCTCGCAGTTCTTCTTCGAGGCGCCGGCTGCCGCTCTGCAGCAGACTCTGGTCAACCAGGTCGGCTACCTCGGTGATGTCCTCAACGGCAACATCGGCGACGTGTTCACCGATGTCGGCGGGAACCTGCAGAACGCGTTCCAAGTCGCGACGTTCCTCGGTGACGGCGTCTTGGACCCGGAAAACTACACCGAACTCGTTGGGCAAGCCGCGCAGCAGAGCCTGGGGCCAATACAGTTACTAGCGCTTTTGGTCATGAATGGCTGGGATTTGGGACTCCCGATGGATTTCCCGGAGGTACCGGCGGAGATTCTGCCGCTGCTGAACTTCGCGGCCTCGCCGCTCAGCGGGGTGATGATCGGGGCAGCGGGACCGGTGCTCAGCCCCTTCGTGCAGATCGCCAACAGCGTCAGCGACATCGTCGGTGACCTCACCGGCGTCGGCGGCCCGATGGCGGCGTTACAGGGCCTGATCGAGATGCCCGCCGAAGTGGTCGGGTCGTTCTTCAACGGCACCACCTTGCACCTCGACCCGCTGCTGCCGCTGATCGCCGGGGTCCTGCCCGAAGGCATGGAGTTCAACTCACTCGGCGTTGAACTGGGCGGGCTGTTCACCGCCGGTTTCACCGACAACGGCAACGGTGTCGGCGGCTCCATCCTCAACGCCTTGAACCTCGACCTCAGCGCTTCGCCCCTGCCCATCGAGGGTCACGCGGTCGGCCCGATCGCGGCGTTGAGTAGCTTCTCCCAGATCCTGGCATCCGCACTCGGCTGGGACGGCGTCGGCAACCCGTTGACCGACCTGACGTTCCCGACCCTGGGCACCGAGCTGTTCAGCGGTCTCGGCGGCGGCGACTTCGGGCTCTCCGGGCTCACCGACGGGTTCCAGGAGCTGGCGGCCGGTTTGTTCGACGGGTTCGAATTGGGCGCCTTCACCGACGTGTTCGGCAACCTGGGTGATCTGCCCGGGCTCTTCCTGGAGATCCCGCAGCTGATCATCGACGCACTGCTCAACTCCTTCTAG
- a CDS encoding MarR family winged helix-turn-helix transcriptional regulator, translating into MARSLSVIEERTWRPYIEASLRLETHLDERLRERVGISLMDYHVLMVLANAAQCRLRMSELAEKMVFSRSRTTYQITAMTKRGWVLREPVPEDGRGCRAVLTASGAEVLRRAVPLHTESLHELFFDHIRPDELATVERVFTRLREHLQAQR; encoded by the coding sequence GTGGCGCGGAGCCTGTCGGTGATCGAGGAGCGGACCTGGCGGCCCTACATCGAGGCCAGCCTGCGATTGGAGACCCACCTCGATGAACGGTTGCGCGAACGCGTCGGCATCAGCCTGATGGACTACCACGTGCTCATGGTGCTGGCCAACGCCGCGCAGTGCCGACTGCGGATGAGTGAGCTCGCCGAGAAGATGGTGTTCTCCCGCAGTCGGACCACCTATCAGATCACCGCGATGACCAAACGCGGCTGGGTGCTACGCGAGCCGGTCCCCGAGGACGGCCGCGGTTGTCGCGCGGTGCTCACCGCCAGCGGCGCCGAGGTGCTGCGCCGGGCGGTGCCCCTGCACACCGAATCTCTGCACGAACTGTTCTTCGACCACATCCGGCCCGACGAACTCGCCACGGTCGAACGCGTCTTCACCCGGCTGCGCGAGCACCTGCAGGCCCAGCGCTGA
- a CDS encoding TetR/AcrR family transcriptional regulator: MRTHGWGGSPPATDSEAVERITDAAAALIDRGVTDVSILQVAKHLGISRATVYRYFPDTTALVATTLQRTAEEFRAGLAVALAGITDPADAVVEGVALTLERLREHRRFQLVFSDPARGQYLPAITSPDALHAGRRIVDQFDVDWKSLGWSPADMDELVELMLRMVQSQLIDPGHPARTSAELRRYLHRWIAPAVIALHPPEPGGGKAAPRRSR, translated from the coding sequence GTGCGCACACACGGGTGGGGGGGAAGCCCGCCGGCAACGGATTCCGAGGCCGTCGAACGGATCACCGACGCGGCCGCCGCCTTGATCGACCGCGGTGTGACCGACGTGAGCATCTTGCAGGTGGCCAAGCACCTCGGCATCAGCCGCGCGACGGTCTACCGGTATTTTCCCGACACCACCGCGCTGGTGGCCACGACGCTGCAGCGCACCGCCGAGGAGTTCCGCGCAGGCCTCGCGGTGGCGCTGGCCGGGATCACCGATCCCGCCGACGCGGTCGTCGAGGGGGTGGCGTTGACGTTGGAGCGGCTGCGCGAACACCGCCGGTTTCAGCTGGTGTTCTCCGACCCGGCTCGCGGACAGTACCTGCCGGCGATCACCTCGCCGGATGCCCTGCACGCCGGGCGCCGCATCGTCGACCAGTTCGACGTCGACTGGAAGTCCCTGGGCTGGTCGCCTGCGGACATGGACGAACTCGTCGAGCTGATGTTGCGCATGGTCCAATCGCAGCTCATCGACCCCGGGCATCCGGCCCGCACCTCCGCCGAGCTGCGCCGGTACCTGCACCGCTGGATCGCCCCCGCCGTCATCGCGCTTCACCCGCCGGAGCCCGGTGGGGGAAAGGCTGCGCCCCGGCGATCCCGGTGA
- a CDS encoding class I SAM-dependent methyltransferase translates to MTQRIDWDEEYRAEEAPPWNIGAPQPEFAALIDDEGTVRGEVLDAGCGYAELALALAARGHTVVGIDMSPTAIAAATAAAEDRGLTNATFDAADISSLVGYDGRFTTIFDSGLLHALPDERREPYLQAMHRAAAPDARFFILAFGTGAFAENAGPGPTQFTEEQLRDEVSRHWQVEQIRAARLHSAIPVDGRTQLPGHLVVARKAG, encoded by the coding sequence ATGACGCAGAGGATCGACTGGGACGAGGAGTACCGGGCCGAGGAGGCGCCCCCGTGGAACATCGGGGCGCCGCAGCCGGAGTTCGCGGCGCTCATCGACGACGAGGGCACGGTGCGCGGCGAGGTCCTCGACGCCGGATGCGGGTACGCCGAGCTGGCGCTGGCGCTGGCCGCCCGCGGGCACACCGTCGTGGGCATCGACATGAGCCCGACCGCGATCGCGGCCGCGACCGCCGCCGCCGAGGACCGCGGACTGACGAACGCGACCTTCGACGCCGCCGACATCTCGTCGCTGGTCGGCTACGACGGTCGGTTCACCACGATCTTCGACAGCGGGCTGCTGCACGCGCTGCCCGACGAGCGACGCGAGCCCTACCTGCAGGCGATGCACCGCGCCGCGGCACCCGACGCCCGGTTTTTCATCCTGGCCTTCGGCACCGGCGCCTTCGCCGAGAACGCCGGCCCCGGGCCCACCCAGTTCACCGAGGAGCAACTGCGCGACGAGGTGTCACGGCACTGGCAGGTGGAGCAGATCCGTGCGGCGCGGCTGCACTCGGCGATCCCGGTCGACGGCCGAACCCAGCTTCCCGGGCACCTGGTGGTGGCGCGCAAGGCGGGCTGA
- a CDS encoding aldehyde dehydrogenase family protein — MTNTLSSLGDPTACVGMLVGGEPITRSSGGTHEHLYPATGRPNATVALAGADEIDRAVDAAWQAQREWMSLAVDRRRDLLIDLADAVHDNLDGLARLNVHDYAVPISFAGTAVLLERFLRHFAGYVDKPHGASTPVSGSFDVNLIEREPYGVVGVITPWNGSLVVTASGVVPALAAGNAVVLKPSELAPLAALRFGELCIEVGLPPGLVNVVPAGPDGGDALVRHPGIRKVHFTGGDATARKVLAAAAENLTPVVTELGGKSANIVFDDADLDAAVTLSAHQGPLMQSGQSCACASRILVHESVYDAFVERFVAVIESTKVGDPLDPAVVFGPVVSQAAAGRIVAVVDDALRDGAGELLTGGKRMGGQLAQGYYIEPTVFGAVDNGSTLAQTETFGPVVSVIRFGDEADAVRLANDTPYGLNAFVQTRDLGRAHRVARRLEAGAVWVNQFSDIAPQGPYGGYKQSGFGRTGGLEGLHEFMQIKNIRIGMR, encoded by the coding sequence ATGACGAACACCCTGTCCTCGCTTGGTGATCCGACAGCCTGTGTGGGGATGCTGGTCGGCGGGGAGCCGATCACCCGGTCGTCCGGGGGAACTCACGAACACCTCTATCCCGCTACCGGTCGACCGAACGCCACGGTCGCGCTGGCCGGAGCAGACGAGATCGACCGGGCGGTCGACGCGGCGTGGCAGGCACAGCGGGAGTGGATGTCGCTGGCCGTGGACCGCCGCCGCGACCTGCTGATCGACCTAGCGGACGCGGTACACGACAACCTCGACGGGTTGGCCCGGCTCAATGTTCACGACTACGCGGTGCCGATCTCGTTCGCCGGCACCGCGGTGCTCCTGGAGCGGTTTCTGCGCCACTTCGCCGGCTACGTCGACAAACCCCACGGCGCGAGCACCCCGGTCAGCGGGTCCTTCGACGTCAACCTGATCGAACGCGAACCCTACGGTGTCGTCGGCGTCATCACGCCGTGGAACGGCTCGCTGGTGGTCACCGCCTCCGGTGTGGTCCCGGCGTTGGCCGCCGGCAACGCGGTCGTGCTCAAACCGTCGGAGTTGGCGCCGCTGGCCGCACTGCGCTTCGGTGAACTCTGCATCGAGGTCGGGCTCCCGCCGGGTTTGGTGAACGTGGTGCCGGCGGGACCCGACGGCGGGGATGCGCTGGTGCGCCACCCGGGCATCCGCAAGGTTCACTTCACCGGCGGGGACGCCACCGCCCGCAAGGTCCTGGCCGCCGCGGCAGAGAACCTGACCCCGGTGGTGACCGAACTGGGCGGAAAGTCGGCCAACATCGTCTTCGACGACGCCGACCTCGACGCTGCGGTGACCCTGTCGGCCCATCAGGGCCCGCTGATGCAATCGGGCCAGAGTTGCGCCTGCGCCAGCCGGATCCTGGTGCACGAATCGGTCTACGACGCCTTCGTCGAGAGATTCGTCGCCGTCATCGAATCGACGAAGGTGGGCGATCCCCTCGACCCCGCGGTGGTGTTCGGTCCGGTCGTCAGCCAGGCCGCGGCGGGGCGCATCGTCGCGGTCGTCGATGACGCGCTCCGCGATGGTGCCGGGGAGCTGTTGACCGGCGGCAAGCGCATGGGCGGGCAGCTCGCCCAGGGCTACTACATCGAGCCGACCGTCTTCGGCGCGGTCGACAACGGCTCGACACTCGCCCAGACCGAGACGTTCGGGCCGGTCGTGTCGGTGATCCGGTTCGGTGACGAGGCCGACGCGGTGCGTCTGGCCAACGACACCCCCTACGGCTTGAACGCCTTCGTGCAGACCCGCGACCTCGGCCGAGCCCACCGCGTGGCTCGCCGGCTGGAAGCCGGGGCGGTGTGGGTCAATCAGTTCAGCGACATCGCACCGCAGGGCCCGTACGGCGGGTACAAGCAGAGCGGGTTCGGCCGCACCGGCGGGCTGGAGGGACTGCACGAGTTCATGCAGATCAAGAACATCCGCATCGGCATGCGCTGA